The Ascaphus truei isolate aAscTru1 chromosome 3, aAscTru1.hap1, whole genome shotgun sequence genome includes a region encoding these proteins:
- the GJA5 gene encoding gap junction alpha-5 protein yields the protein MGDWSFLGEFLEEVQKHSTVVGKVWLSILFIFRMLVLGTAAESSWGDEQSDFTCDTNQPGCENVCYDKAFPISHIRYWVLQIIFVSTPSLLYMGHAMHTVRMEEKKKSREAEERSKQNMNGDSTYHQQEYPVEKPERSCRDELSGQIRLQGSLLNTYVCSILIRTVMEIAFIVGQYMLYGIFLDTLYICRRSPCPHPVNCFVSRPTEKNVFIVFMLAVAVLSLVLSLVELYYLAWKKVKQKISGSCTAIPNSQREATKEPEHRSQSCTPPPDFNQCLNTKGKFSNPFNTLASQQNTANFATERVKSKEDVGEGQFIHINYAQSAPVSNSSAPLHVSNGYYHSNRRHSKTSGTSSKARSDDLAV from the coding sequence ATGGGTGACTGGAGCTTCCTTGGAGAATTCCTTGAAGAGGTCCAGAAACATTCCACGGTGGTGGGGAAAGTATGGCTGTCCATTCTCTTTATATTTCGGATGCTGGTGTTGGGCACGGCAGCAGAGTCCTCATGGGGGGACGAGCAGTCCGACTTCACGTGTGACACCAACCAGCCTGGCTGTGAAAATGTCTGCTACGACAAGGCGTTTCCCATTTCCCACATCCGGTACTGGGTCCTCCAGATCATCTTTGTCTCTACCCCGTCCCTTCTGTACATGGGACACGCCATGCACACCGTTCGCATGGAGGAAAAGAAGAAAAGCAGggaagcagaagagagatcaaagCAGAATATGAATGGAGACTCTACGTACCACCAGCAAGAATACCCCGTGGAAAAGCCAGAGCGGTCGTGCCGGGATGAGCTGAGTGGGCAGATCAGACTGCAGGGGAGTTTACTGAACACGTATGTTTGCAGTATTTTGATCCGTACTGTGATGGAAATTGCTTTTATTGTTGGACAGTACATGCTTTATGGGATTTTTTTGGATACCTTATACATATGCCGCAGGTCTCCCTGTCCACATCCGGTGAACTGCTTCGTGTCCAGGCCCACCGAGAAGaatgttttcattgtatttatgctGGCGGTGGCAGTCCTGTCACTTGTCCTCAGCCTTGTAGAACTTTACTACCTAGCATGGAAGAAGGTCAAGCAAAAGATCTCCGGCTCTTGCACCGCGATTCCCAATTCCCAGAGAGAAGCTACAAAAGAACCGGAGCACCGGTCCCAAAGCTGCACCCCACCTCCAGACTTTAACCAGTGCCTAAACACCAAAGGCAAATTCAGCAACCCCTTCAATACTCTGGCTTCCCAGCAGAACACAGCCAATTTTGCCACTGAGCGGGTCAAAAGTAAGGAAGACGTTGGAGAAGGACAGTTCATCCATATAAACTATGCGCAAAGTGCCCCAGTGTCCAACAGTTCTGCACCACTCCATGTCTCCAATGGCTACTACCACAGCAACCGTCGCCACAGCAAGACCAGTGGAACAAGTAGCAAAGCTCGGTCAGATGACCTGGCCGTGTGA